A segment of the Collimonas fungivorans genome:
GCTTTCTATGTGGCAACTTTTAAATACCCGAATCTTAACAAAACCCGGCAGATGCAGATATCATATTGCCAATCTACATCAAAATTTGTGAACTTTGGTTACACCATTGCAACAAGTTTAGTCCAGACCCATACTATGTGTCTAGGCGACAACTGAGAATGTTGTTGTTTTATACAATATTGGCAATAAAATATTATTCCAGACGTTATTATTTATCCGGTACTTTTGCAACCCAAATAAAGATTAACTTTAATGCGCCCCTTATCTCTCCTGGTTTCGTTGGCCGCAATACTGAGTTTGGCTGGATGCGCCGCAGGCGCCGTTTCCGCGATTGGCTCAGTCGCCAGTTCCGTATTGCAGATGTCGGGCATCACCAAACCAGAAGTTCCCGATGCGCAAAAACCGCCGCGCACCATAGCGATCAAATTGCATGCAGGCACCAATTTGAACGCCGACAGCTCCGGTACGCCGCTTGCCCTGGTCGCCAGAGTATATAAGTTACGACAAAATGGTGCTTTCCAACAGGCTACATACGATACATTTACCAATCCGCAGAAAGAAAAAGACGTATTGGGCGCCGATCTGATCGAAGTTAAGGAAATTACGTTGGTTCCTGGGC
Coding sequences within it:
- the tssJ gene encoding type VI secretion system lipoprotein TssJ; translation: MRPLSLLVSLAAILSLAGCAAGAVSAIGSVASSVLQMSGITKPEVPDAQKPPRTIAIKLHAGTNLNADSSGTPLALVARVYKLRQNGAFQQATYDTFTNPQKEKDVLGADLIEVKEITLVPGQRYEVSEKVTREAGFVGVVALFRKPAAQRWKVTFPAEAAEKSGITVGANACALTVGTGVTVAETGAATKLLTPAPCG